DNA from Geobacillus vulcani PSS1:
TTTTAATACATTCAGTTGATTTAAGTGGCGAATCCAGTGAGCATCGATGGTTTCAACCATCAAATGCTTAAGCCGCATGGTTTGTTCTTCGTCACACGGAAGATCGGCGAGTGCTGCTTCAAGTGATTGGTATTCGTTCCAAACGAGCTGGGCGATTTCTTGTTTTTGCTTATGACGAAGATCATCAATCAGATAGGCAAACCGGAAAAAGGCACGGCGCAGCTCGTTGTGCAATCCTTCGATGTTCCACTCTTCAAAAAAGACGTTTTCCGGACAGTAACGGTCGATCGTTTGCGTGATATAGCGATGGATGTGCTGAAGGAGCTCGGACAGCACCTCTGACTGCTTCAGCGCCAAGACGCGATCGCGCATATGGTAGATGACTTTGCTTTGTTGGTCGATCACGGTGTCCAATTTCAATAAATGCAATCGCGCCGAATAATGGGCGTTTTCGATCGTTGTTTGCACTTTTTGGACGAACTTGATCGGGTCAGGCGACACGATGAGCCCGTTGTCATCCGTCTTGACTTTGCTTCGCCATTTTTCCAGTTCCTCTTGATCGTACAGCCGAAATAAATCATCCTCCAGCGAAATGATAAACTGGGAAGACCCCGGATCCCCTTGGCGTCCTGCTCGGCCGCGCAGCTGCATATCAATGCGATGGCTTTCATGTCGCTCTGTGCCGATGATGTGCAGCCCGCCCAGTTCCTTGACGCCTTCCCCAAGCAAAATATCCGTTCCGCGCCCGGCCATATTGGTGGCGATCATCACTTGCCCTTTTTGCCCGGCAGTCGCGATGATGCGCGCCTCTTCTTCCTCCGTTTTGGCATTGAGCAGGTGGTGAGGGATGCCTGCTTTGGAAAACTCCGCTGATAACCGTTCCGACTGAGCGACTGACGTCGTGCCGATGAGAACGGGGCGGCCGATGGCATTCATTTTTTTCACTTCGTCAATAATTTTCCGTACTTTTGCCTCATACGTCTGGTAGACGAGGTCGTCCCAGTCGATGCGGCGGGATGGCCGGTTTGTCGGAATCGTAATAACGCGCAGCCGGTACGTTTGCCAAAATTCTTCTTTCGACGGCGTAGCGCTGCCGGTCATCCCGGCTAGCTTCTCATACATCCGAAAATAGTTTTGGATCGTAATCGTTGCTTGGATGTCGTTTTCTTCGGTGATGTCCACGCCTTCTTTCGCCTCGATCGCTTGATGCAGACCATCGCTGAATGAGCGCCCTTCCATCACCCGACCGGTGAACGGGTCAACGATCATGACTTTGCCATTTTTGACGATGTAATCGACATCCCGCCGCATGATAAACCAAGCGCGCAGCGACTGCATCGCATGATGGAGCAGCACGTGATGCTCCCAGTCGTATAGGTTGTCGATGCCAAACGCCCGCTCAAGTTTTTGCGCTCCTTCTTCCGTGAGAAAAATTTGCTTTGTCTCTAGCGAGCGCTCATAGTCTTTTCCTTCTTGAAATGTGCAGACGATCCGGGCCATAATCGGGAACAGCTCGGCCCCGATTCCCGATTTGTTGGCGATGATGAGCGGGGTGCGCGCTTCGTCGATTAAAATGCTGTCGATTTCATCGATGATGGCGTAATACAGCGGGCGCTGCACTTTATCTTCGAGGCGGTACACCATGTTGTCGCGCAAATAATCAAAGCCGAACTCGGTGCCGGTGCCGTACGTGATATCAGCCGCATACGCTTCTTTTTTCTCGCTCGCCGTCATTTGCGACACATTCAGGCCGACGGTTAAGCCGAGGAAGCGGAACAAACGGCCCATTTGTTCGCAGTCCCGGCGCGCT
Protein-coding regions in this window:
- the secA2 gene encoding accessory Sec system translocase SecA2, with translation MLTKVKQLFDESAREVQRLAKLVAQINEWEPTISSLSDEQLRQKTVAFKERLESGETLDDIKTEAFAVVREAARRVLGLRHYDVQLMGGLAMHEGNIAEMQTGEGKTLAATLPSYLHALLGKGVHIITANEYLARRDCEQMGRLFRFLGLTVGLNVSQMTASEKKEAYAADITYGTGTEFGFDYLRDNMVYRLEDKVQRPLYYAIIDEIDSILIDEARTPLIIANKSGIGAELFPIMARIVCTFQEGKDYERSLETKQIFLTEEGAQKLERAFGIDNLYDWEHHVLLHHAMQSLRAWFIMRRDVDYIVKNGKVMIVDPFTGRVMEGRSFSDGLHQAIEAKEGVDITEENDIQATITIQNYFRMYEKLAGMTGSATPSKEEFWQTYRLRVITIPTNRPSRRIDWDDLVYQTYEAKVRKIIDEVKKMNAIGRPVLIGTTSVAQSERLSAEFSKAGIPHHLLNAKTEEEEARIIATAGQKGQVMIATNMAGRGTDILLGEGVKELGGLHIIGTERHESHRIDMQLRGRAGRQGDPGSSQFIISLEDDLFRLYDQEELEKWRSKVKTDDNGLIVSPDPIKFVQKVQTTIENAHYSARLHLLKLDTVIDQQSKVIYHMRDRVLALKQSEVLSELLQHIHRYITQTIDRYCPENVFFEEWNIEGLHNELRRAFFRFAYLIDDLRHKQKQEIAQLVWNEYQSLEAALADLPCDEEQTMRLKHLMVETIDAHWIRHLNQLNVLKEGIHLRSYGQEDPYRAFEMDAYREFVALQQAIDAGISTAAMNYLKSQFVIDDEAAAAANQP